Genomic window (Azospirillum lipoferum 4B):
GCCAGCCGGTCCTCCGGCATGGCGCGGTCGGCCAGCTTGCGCACCAGCAGCGCCGCCAGCGCCGGGCCGAAGCCGTCGCGCGCCAGCACCGCGTCATACAGGAAGGGGGCGAGGCCGCTTTCCTCCTCCGCGACGCGGGCGGCATCGGCGCGCAGGCGGCGCCACAGCGATTGTTCGACCGATTCCGCCGCCTCCCGCACTGCAACGTCCAGGCTGTCCATCGCCATCACCCCTTCCCGCGGGGCGTGCCCCGCGATATCCGCTCGCCATATCCGAAGGATGCTACTGTGGTGAGACGCCCCCGGTCCGGTCAAGGCCGTTGCCATCAAGGCTGCCTCCCGCTGCGCCGGTGGCCTCGTGCCCATCGCCGGCGTGCGCCCGCCGGAAGGCCTGCGGCGACCGCCCTTCCCGCTTGGTGAAGAAGCGCGAGAAATAGGCCGGATCCTCGAAGCCCAGGGCATAGCCGATCTCCGCCATGCCGTGGCTGGTATAGATTAGCGACCGTTTGGCCTCCAGCATCAGCCGGGCATGGACCAGCTGCAGGGTCGACAGGCCGGTGACGCGGCGGCAGGCGGCATTCAGCCGGCCGGGGGTGACGCCCAGCGCCGCGGCATAGCGCTCCACCGGCCAATGCTGGCTGAACCGCTCGTCGATCATCGGCCGCAGCCGGGCGAGCAACCGCAAGTCGGGGGATTGCCCCGGCCCGTCCCGGCCCGCCCCGTCCCGCCGGCCGGCCTTCAGCCGCGCCACGGCGACAAGCAGCAGCATCACATGGGCCGAAATCGCGCTGGCGCGGCCGACATGGTGAGCGCGGAACTCCCCCCGGATGGCGGCGAAGGCATGGGACAGCGCCGCCGCCTCGTCCGATCCCTCTTCCAAATCCCAGGCCAGCGGCAGGGGCGGAGCCTCGCGCAGCTCCGCCTCCGGCGCGGCGGCAAGCACGCCGGCCAGGAAGCCCTCCGACATGGTCAGCACATGGCCGTCGGTGCCGGCATCGAAGCGGAAGCCGTGCACCACCTGCGCCGGAACGACGATGAGGGCGGGGGCGCGAAAGGCGGTTTCCACCCCATCGGCGGTCAGCCACCCACCGCCGCCGGTGACCAGAAGCGCGTGGCTCAACCCGTCGTGGCGGTGGGGCCGGACCTCCCAATTGTACAAGCGCATCCGTTCCGGGATCGTCTCGATATGGACGAAGCGCAGCTCCGGGACGGCCGGCGGTTCGCCATAGAGCCAATAGCGGGGAATGGGTTCGGCACTGTGGGCAAGCTGGGCGGACATCGCACGGGCTCCGACGGTCTGGCGATGAAAAGTACAAGGCTTTCACCGGTTCGTCTATGTCCGGCCGTCCGCTTCCGGGAATAGCATGACCAATAATCATCGGCGCACAAAACAATTGGCGCCGCAGCGCCGAATCCGGCTTCCCGAAGAGGGCGAGAGACATGCAAACCACCAGTTCGACCCGTACACAGGTCGCCATCGTCGGCGCCGGCCCGGCCGGCCTGTTCCTGTCCCACCTGCTGCACCGCCAGGGCATCGAGTCGGTGATCCTGGAGCACCGCAGCCGCGAGGAGATCGAGGGCACCATCCGCGCCGGTGTGCTGGAGCAGTGGGTGGTCGACCTGATGAACGACATGGGCCTCGGCGACCGCATGATGCGCGAGGGCCATTTCCATTCCGGCATCACCCTGCGTTTCGACCGGCAGAGCCACCACATCGACATGGCGGAGCTGACCGGCGGCAAGCGCGTCACCGTCTATGCCCAGCACGAGGTGATCCGCGACCTCGTCTCCGCCCGGCTGGAGGATGGCGGCAGCATCCTGTTCGGCGTGTCCGACGTGCAGTTCCACGACCTCGACGGCAAGACGCCGCGCGTGCAGTTCCGCCGCAGCCCGGACGGCCCGGTGGAGGAACTGCGCTGCGATTTCGTCGCCGGCTGCGACGGCTTCCACGGGCCGAGCCGGCAGGCGATCCCCGCCGCCACGCGCACCGAATACCAGATCGTCTATCCGTTCGGCTGGCTCGGCATCCTGACCGAGGCGCCGCCGTCGCACCCCGAACTGATCTATGCCAACCACGAGCGCGGCTTCGCCCTGCTCAGCACCCGCTCGCCGGAGGTGCAGCGGCTCTACATCCAGGTCGATCCCAAGGACGACATCGCCAACTGGTCCGACGACCGCATCTGGTCGGAACTGCACCGCCGGCTGGAGGACGAGAGCGGCTGGACCCTGAAGGAAGGTCCGATCTTCCAGAAGGGCATCATCGCCATGCGCAGCTTCGTCTGCGATCCCATGCAGCACGGCCGCCTGTTCATCGCCGGCGACGCCGCCCACATCGTTCCCCCCACCGGCGCCAAGGGCCTGAACCTGGCGGTCGCCGACGTGCTGGTGCTGTCCCGCGCCATGACCGCCTATTACAAGACCGGCAGCAGCGAGGGGCTGGACCGCTACAGCGCCACCTGCCTGCGCCGCATCTGGAAGGCGGAACGCTTCTCCTGGTACATGACCACCATGCTGCACCGGAACGAGCACGAATCGCCCTTCGAGCAGCGCGTGCATCTGGCCGAGCTGGACTATGTCGTCCACTCCCGCGCCGCCATGACCGCGCTGGCGGAGAATTACGTGGGGCTGCCGATGGAGTGAGTGGGGCTACTGCGGCTGCCCCCCTCCCTAACCCTCCCCCGCCCAGCGGGGGAGGGTTAGGGAGGGGAAAAACCCGCTGCTTCCACCCCCCGAAAATCCCACCCCCGCCCCCTGGCCCTCCCCGCCTCCGCGCGCCATCATCCTCCTCACCCGACACCGACAGGAAAGCCCGGCGCGATGAAGCAGGTGATGTTCGTGGAACTCGGCATGGGGGTGGATCTGCACGGCCAGGACGTGACCAAGGCCGCCGTCCGCGCCGTGCGCAACGCCATAGAACGCAACTCGATGCCCGGCATGCGCGCCCTGGTGGACGGCGACACCGGCAGGATGCAGGTGCGGGTCCACCTTGCCGTGCCGGCCGATGCCGACCGGCTCGACCACGAGGCGGTGAAGGCCGTCTTCCCCTATGGCGCCGTCACCATCCACGTCACCGGCGGCGGCATGCTGGCGCCGAGCGGCATCTTCCTCGCCGACAAGAACGACCGCAACGAACAGATCTACGTCGTCAACGCCGCGGTGGAGGTCGGCCTTTGAGCGTTCCAACCGCCGCGGCGTGAGCTTTGCGGCATGACTCAGCCGGCGCGGATGCCGCCGATGAAGCGGTCCATCTGGCGGGTCAACTCCTCTGACTGCATCAGCAGATCGGAGGCGGCCTCTTCCACCTGGCTGGCGCCGCTACCGGTTTCGCCGGCCATCTTCTGCATGCCCTGGACGCGGCTGACCACCTCCTGCGCCCCGTTGGCCGCCTGCTGCACGTTGCGAGCGATCTCGCGGGTCGCCGCTCCCTGCTCCTCGACGGCTGAAGCGATGGTGGTTGCGGTCTCATTGATGCCGGTGATGGTGCTGCTGATGTCGTCGATGGCAGTGACGACGGAACGGGTGGCGGACTGGATCGTCCCGATCTGGGCGCTGATCTCTTCTGTGGCCTTCGCCGTCTGATTGGCGAGGTTCTTGACCTCGCCGGCGACCACGGCGAAACCCTTGCCGGCCTCACCGGCCCGCGCCGCCTCGATGGTGGCGTTCAGTGCCAGCAGGTTGGTCTGCGAAGCGATGGCGTTGATCAGGTTGACCACATCGCCGATCTTACCGGCGGCGGCGGTGAGGCCGGCGACGATCTCGGCCGTCCGCTGGGTTTCGTCCACCGCCTTCTGGCTCATGCTGGTCGACCGGCTGACTTCGGCGCTGATCGCCTGGATCGACGAAGCCAGCTGCTCCGCCGCCGCAGCGACGATCTGCACGCCGCTGCCGGCTTCGGAGGCCGCCCGCAGGGTGTGGTCCGACTGCTCGGCCGCATTCCGGGCGATGTCGGTCAGCACGCCCGAGGTCGAGCGGAGCTGGGATGCCTGCTCGGCAACGCTGTCGACGATGGTCTTGATCTGGGTTTCGAAGCCGTTGGCCAGATCCATCATGCCCTTGCGCCTGTCGGCCGCGGCCTGTTCGGCGGCCTGTTCGGTGTTGCGGCGCAGGGCCTCCATGGCGATGCCATTGTCCTTGAAGACCTGGACGGCTTGGGCCATCGCGCCGATCTCGTCCCGCCGCCCGGCTCCTGAGATGGTCACGCCGTGGTCGCCATCGGCCAGCCGGCGCATGGCGGCCGACAGCGCGGCGATGGGCCCGGTGATCGCCTTGCCCAGATAGGTCGAGGCGATCAGCAGCACCGCGATCACGCCGGCGACCACCGCCAGGGCGCGATAGAGCTTGTCGGCGAAGCTGTTGTCGATGTCGTCGACATAGACGCCCGACGCGATCACCCAATTCCACGGGGTGAAGGGGGCGTCGTAGGAAATCTTGGCATAGACGGCGCTGCCGCCATTCGGCTTGGTGAAGCGGTAGGTGGTGAAACCGCCGCCGGCCTGGGCGTTGGCGATCTGATGACGCAGGAAGGGGAAGCCGTCGACGTCCTTCTCCTCCAGACGCATCTGGCCTTCGAGTTCCTTGCGCGTGCCATGGACCTCGGTGACGCCATTCGTATTGTAGACGAAGAAGTAATCGCCCTTGCCATACCGCAGGGCGCGGATGACGTTCTTCGCGCGCGTCTTGGCCTCTTCCACCGGAAGCGCGCCGCTCATCGCCTCTCGATTGTAATAGTCGGCGATGCTGACGGCTGTTTCCACGATGTTGCGGATCGCCTGCTTGCGATCCTCGATCATCGATTGCTTCAGACTTGTAAAGTTGTGAAACACGATGGCGAACGAACAAAACAATGCCAGCGCAACAAGCGCAAGAATCTTTTTCGTTATGCTGAGGTTATTCAACATGAAAGAACACCCTTCCTCTCACGGCGCTTATCAGAACGCCATTCCGTGCCGTTTCCACATTCGTCGGGTGTCCTTTTGACATAGCTGAACGGACGTTCAAGAAAAAACTCTATACGATATATCAATGGCAGGTCCGCACATTTGCAGGGGAATGATCCGGCCGGAATTCGCCGTCTGCGTTCGTAAACGGCCGACGGTCCGGACGCTGTGGACACGACCATCCCTCGCCCGTCATCCCTTGCTCGTTTGGCGACCGTGCAGGAGCGGATGGGGGGCGGGAACTGCTTCAGCCCCGCCCTTCGCGCATCCTCGCCGGTGAAACGCCGAACCAGCGGCGGAAGGCCCGGCTGAAGGCGCTGACCTCCGAATAGCCGAGCAGCGCGCCGATGTCGGCGATGGGCACATGGCGCTGGCGGATGTAGACCGCGGCCAGATCGCGCCGCACCCCCTCCACCAGATCGGAGAAGCTCAGCCCCTCGTCGGCCAGCCGGCGCTGCAGGGTCCAGCGGGCGATGCCGATCCGGTCGGCGATGTCCTCGACATAGGGCGGGCCTTCCGGCAGCCGCGCCCGCACCTCCGCCTTCACGCGGTCGAGCAGCGGCGGCGTGCCGGTGCCGCGGGCGATGTCGATCAGCGTGCCGCACAGCCCGGTCAGCCGGGCCATGTCGCCGCCGGGCATGCGGCGGTCGAGATGGCGGTCGCGCAGCAGGATGGCGTTGGTGCGCTGGCCGAAATGGGCGGGCGCGTCGAACAGCGCCTCGTGCTGGCGCCAACCCTCCGGCTTGGGATGCTCGAAATGCACCTCCTCCGGCATCCACTGCGGCCCCAGGCAGGCGCGCACCACATTGGCGAACATGCCCATGGTCAGCTCGGCATCCTGCCGCCGCTCGACGATGCAGCCGTCGAGGATGCGGTATTCCAGCCGCAGCAGCTCGCCCTCGCGGACGAAGCGGGTCTCGGTCGCCTGCTGATGGAAGGGGAACAGCCGGGCCAGATGGTCCAGCGCCGCACCCAGCGTCGGGGCGGCCAGCGCGATGGAGCCGATCAGCCCCAGCATCTCCGGCTGGAACTGCCGTCCGAACATCAGGCCGAAATTGTCGTTGCCGGTCTCCGCCGCCGCCACCTCCATCATCGCCACATAGGCGCGGAGGTCGAGCGCCACCGTCGGCTGGCCGAGCGCCCGCTCCTCCACGCCAGCGCGGTGGAACACCCGGTCGGGGCAGCCGCCCTGCGCGGCGATGAAGCCGGACACCCCGCAAGCCGCGGCGGCCAGGATGTTGTTCTGCACAGATCCTGTGCGGCCCCCGTCAAGGCGGCCGGCAGTGTGCCCAAAAGACGGTCGGTGCGGTCCCATGACACAGCCCCTCGCAGCCGGTTTGCCGCAACGCAGCAAACATCATGCCGACTTCAGGCTGCCAGAGACCGTTCGTATAGGAAATTATACGATGGACTTATGATCGTGAGGCCAGGGAGCGGCGAATGCCCCCGCACCCCACGGGCGGGAGCACTCTCCGGGCTTTTTCCGATCAGATGCTGTAATTGTCGGCGATTTCCGAGCGCAGCTGCTCCACCTGATCGCGGAACACCGAGCCGTCGCGGCCGGCGCTGTTGCGCACGTCGCGCACCACCCGCGCCGGGGTGCCGCCCAGCACGATGATGCGGTCGGCCAGATGCACCGCCTCTTCCAGGTCGTGGGTGACGAACAGCACGGTCTTGCCGGTCTCCTGGTGGATGCGGCGCAGTTCGTCCTGAAGGTTGTGGCGGGTGATGGCGTCCAGCGCGCCGAAGGGCTCATCCATCAGCAGGATGTCCGGGTCCACCGCCATGGCGCGGGCGATGCCGATGCGCTGGCGCTGGCCGCCCGACAGCTCGTAGGGCCAGCGGCGGGCATAGCCGTCGAGCCGGACCAGCTTCAGCGCGGCCTCCGCCCGTTGACGCCGCTCGTCGCGGCTGACCGGCAGGCCCTCCAGCCCGAATTCCACATTGCGGATCACCCGGCGCCAGGGCAGCAGGCGGGAATCCTGGAACACCAGCCCGACCGGCCGGTGGCCGGGACGCTGGTCCTGGTGGATGGTGACGCCGCCGCTGCGCGCGGTGTGCAGCCCGGCGACGACGCGCAGGAGCGTGGATTTGCCGACGCCCGACGGGCCGACGATGGCGACGAAGCTGCCGCGCTCGACCGACAGGTTGACGTCGACCAGCACCGGCGGCGCATCCTTGCCATAGCCGATGGACACGTCCTCCAGGTCGATGACCGACGCGGCGGTGGTCTTGGAGAGGGTCACCGCTGCCATGAGAGCACCCGCGACTGAACTTGCATGAACAGGAAATCCGACACGCCGTAGAGCAGCGCGATGGTGACCATGTAGAGCACGACGATGTGGGTCGCCAGCAGGCCCGACGCCTCCATCATCCGCATGCCGAGGCCGGAGATGCCGAACAGCTCGGCCGCGACCACCGTCATCCAGCCCTGCCCCAGCCCGGCGCGCAGGCCCGACAGGATGCCCGGAAGGGCGCCCGGCAGGATGATCTTGAACAGCCGCGGGAACAGCCCGCCCTGGCCGAAGGCATAGCCCAGCTCGATCAGGTCCTTGTCCACCCCGCGCACCGCGGCGTAGCTGGCGTAATAGTTGATCCAGAACACCGTCAGCGCGATCAGGAAGGACGCCGCCGCCTCGCTGACGCCGAACCAGATGATGGCGAAGGGGATCCAGGCGATGGCCGGGATCGGGCGCAGCATGCGCACGACCCAGGCCTGGAAGGCGTCCCACTTGCCCCACAGCGCCGCCGCCGTGCCGAAGGACACGCCGAGGAAGGTGCCCAGCGACAGCCCGACCAGATAATGCGACAGGCTGGCCGTCACCATCGCCTGCCAGGTGCCGCTCTTGAACTCGGTCAGGAAGGCGGCGGGCACGGCGCTCGGCGACGGCAGCAGCCGGGCCGGCACCACGCCGCTGCGCGCCACCGCTTCCCACGCCAGCAGGAAGACGACGACGCCCAGCGCCGACAGGGCGATCTTGTTATAGGTCTTCATCGGCTTTCCGATATCCCTGGGCGCGCCGGATTACTTGGCGACGGCGTCGTAGAAGCTGAAATCGAAGGCTTCGGCCACCGGAATGGTCTCGCTGGCCGACCCGATCTCCTTGGTGAAGGCCATCATCGCCTCCACCGCCGGCACGACCTTGTGCGGATCGGCGACGAACTTGGAACCCGGACCCTTGAAGGCAGCTTCCAGAGTCGCCGGCTCCATCAGGCCCTTGCCGAGATAATTGTTCACCAGCTTCGCCGACGCGGCCGGATCCTTGGCGATCATGTCGACGGCGCGGATGTGGGCCTTGACCAGCGCCTTGATGGCCTCGGGGCTCTTCTTCAGCACTTCGGCGCGGGCGGCGACCACGGTGCCGGGCTGGTCCGGGAACATCTGTGCGCCGGTGGCGAGCAGGGCGACGTTCGGGTCCATCTGCTGGGTGACGGTCACCGTCGGCTCGCGGATGGTGGCAGCGTCGAGCGCACCGGCCAGCAGGGCCTGCTGCGTCTTCTCGATGCCCATCGGCACCAGCTCGACATCGGCCGGATCGACCTTCACCACCTTGAACAGCCAGTGCTTCAGTACGGTGTCGGGAACCGACCCCGGCGGCTGGGTGCCGATCTTCGGCTTGCGGCCGGTGTCGGCGGCGAACTTCCTGAAGGATTCGGCGGTCGGGTTGGCGCCCACCGCCTTGGCGAAGGGACCGCGGGCGGCCACCACCATCTCCTCCACCGCCGAATTGGCGATGACCGAGATGTCGGCGCCCTTGGTGCGGGCGACCAGCACCGGGGCGACACCGGCATAGAGCAGGTCGATCTGGCCGGCGGCCATCGCCTGGATGGCGTGCGGGCCGGATTCGAAACGGGTCAGCTTCAGCTGGATGCCCGCCTCCTTGGCCCAGCCCTGCCCGTCGACGATGAACAGCGGCGACGCGGCCAGGATCGGGATGTAGCCGATCTCCAGCTTCACCGGATCGGCGGCGCGCGCGGTGCCAGGCATGACGGCGACGGCCGATGCGGCAGCCGACGCGAGGGCGACCAGGGCGGCAAGGGTGGAGCGACGGGTCAGGCGGAGCATCGGATCATCCTCGACTGGGGTTCCGACGCTATTTAGCACGGTTGCGCGTTTGGGGAAGAGAGATTTTCACATGATCGTGCACGGGAATTTGCAATAGCACACAAAGTTGATGTTATTTAAGGAGTCGGAATAGGCGAAAACCGCGGAAATTGCGGGTCCGGCGCGGTGCAGGCGGTCCGGACTCAGATCTCCGTCAACAGGTAGAGCGAGACGCCGCAGAGCGAGACACCCACCATCAGGATGGCCACCGCGATGCGGGTCCACAGCGCGATGTGCGAATCGAGCGGTTCGGCAAAGTCGTCGTCGTCCATATCCGGACTTCCGTCACTGTGGGGGAGGCGGCGGGGCGGACCCCGCCGGTTCCTGGTGACGGCAAGCGATAGCGGGGCCGTGTTGCCGCCATGTGTCCCGCGGACGGCCTTGTGTAACGGTTGGTAACGGCGCCCTCCGGCGCGTTACAGCCCCTCCACCACGATCATCTTGAAGTCGGCGGCATCGCGCCGGGCTTCGCGCGCCTTGCGGTATTCCGGGCTGTCGTAGAAGGCCTTGGCACTGCCCAAGTCCGGGAATTCCAGGATGACGATGCGGTTGGGCTGCCAGTCGCCTTCCAGCACCGCCGTTTCGCCGCCGCGGCTGAGGAAGCGCCCGCCATTCCTGGCGATCGCATCGGGGGTCAGCGACTTGTAGACCTCATAGGCGACCGGGTCGGTCACGCGCACGTCGGCGATGATGTAGGCGGCCATGGTTTCCGCATCCTCTCTTGTCTTTTTCGGCCCAAAGAAAAGGGCGCGGGAAGCTTCGCCCCCGCGCCCTTTCCGGTCAATTGCAGATGGATGCCGCAGATGGACGCCGATCAGGCTTCCATCGCCTTCACCACCTCTTCGGTGACCTTCTTGGCGTCGCCGAACAGCATCATCGTGTTCGGCCGGAAGAACAGCTCGTTCTCCACGCCGGCATAGCCCGCCGCCATGCCGCGCTTGATGAAGAACACCGTCTTGGCCTTCTCCACATCCAGGATCGGCATGCCGTAGATCGGCGAGGTCGGATCGGTCTTGGCCGCCGGGTTGGTCACGTCGTTGGCGCCGATGACGAAGGCGACATCCGCCGTGCCGAAGTCGCGGTTGATGTCCTCCAGCTCGAACACCTCGTCATAGGGGACGTTGGCTTCGGCCAGCAGCACGTTCATGTGGCCGGGCATGCGGCCCGCCACCGGGTGGATGGCGTATTTCACATCCACGCCCTCGTGCTTCAGCACGTCGGCCATCTCGCGCAGGGCATGCTGGGCCTGGGCCACCGCCATGCCGTAGCCGGGGACGATGATGACCGACTGGGCGTTCTTCATGATGTAGGCGGCGTCCTCGGCCGAGCCGGCCTTGACCGAGCCCTGCGGACCCTTGGCAGGACCGCCGGCAGCGGCACTCTCGCCGCCGAAGCCGCCGAGGATGACGTTGAAGATCGAGCGGTTCATGCCCTTGCACATGATGTAGGACAGGATCGCGCCCGAAGAGCCCACCAGCGCGCCGGTGATGATCAGCAGGTTGTTCTGCAGGGTGAAGCCGATGCCGCAGGCCGCCCAGCCGGAGTAGCTGTTCAGCATCGAGATGACCACCGGCATGTCGGCGCCGCCGATCGGCAGGATCAGCAGGAAGCCGAGAGCCAGCGCCACCAGCACGATCAGCCACATCGCCGCCGACGAGTTCGACTGCACCAGCCAGATGATGAGGATGACGGTCAGCACGCCCAGCGCCGCGTTCAGCGGGTGCTGCATCGGGAAGACCAGCGGCTTGCCGGTGACGAGGCCCTGCAGCTTGGCGAAGGCGACCAGCGAGCCGGTGAAGGTGATGGCGCCGATGGCGGTGCCGAGCGCCATTTCGACCAGCGAGCCCTTGGCGATGGCGCCGGCCACGCCGATGCCGTAGGCCTCCGGCGAGTAGAAGGCGGCCAGCGCCACGAAGACGGCGGCGAGGCCGACCAGCGAGTGGAAGGCGGCGACCAGCTGCGGCAGCGCCGTCATCTCGATCTTCTTGGCCACCACATAGCCGATGGCGCCGCCGATGGCGATGCCCAGCACGATCATCCAATAGGACTGGACGATGGGGGAGGCCAGCGTGGTCAGGATGGCGATGGTCATGCCGACCATGCCGTAGATGTTGCCCTGGCGCGAGGTCTCCGGGCTGGAGAGCCCGCGCAGCGCCATGATGAAGCAGATGGAGGCGACGAGATAGAGAAGGGCCGACAAGGTTTCCATGGTCTTACTTGCCCTTCTTCTTGAACATGGAGAGCATGCGCTGGGTCACGAGGAAGCCGCCGAAGATGTTGACGCTTGCCAGGATGACGGCGAGGAAGCCCAGGACCTTGGAGAAGCCAAAGCCTGCGGGGCCGGCGGCGATCAGCGCGCCGACGATGATGACCGAGGACACGGCGTTGGTGACGGCCATCAGCGGCGAGTGCAGAGCCGGGGTGACGCGCCAGACGACGTAGTAGCCGACGAAGCAGGCCAGCACGAGCACCGTCAGGCCGGTGACGAAGAAATCGCCGTGGCCGCCGGCGGCCTCCGCGGCGGGCTGGGCCGCGTGAGCGACCTGGGCGGCCAGCTGGTCGGCCTGCTGGCTCAGCGCCGCGAGATTCGCCTTGAGCTCGGCAATACGGGCGGACAGTTGGGTCTGGTCCATTGCGGTAAGTCTCCTCAGGCGCCCGGTCAGCCGGCGAAGGCGGGGTGGACGACGGCGCCATCGCGGGTCAGCGCGATGGCCTTGACGATCTCGTCGTCCCAATTGACGGCGACACCCGTCTCCTTGCCGTGCAGCGAGGTCAGCAGCGCCAGCAGGTTCTTGGCGTAGAGCAGCGATGCGGACTCGGCGATGCGGCTGGCGTAGTTGGCATGGCCGACGATCTTCACGCCGTTGGCCGTGGTCACCACCTCGCCCAGCTTGGCGCCTTCGACGTTGCCGCCCTGCTCCACCGCCAGATCGATGATGACCGAACCCGGCTTCATCGACGCCACATGCTCCGCCGTCACCAGGATCGGCGCCTTGCGGCCGGGGATCAGCGCGGTGGTGATGACGATGTCCTGCTTCTTGATGTGCTCGGCGACCAAGGCGGCCTGCTGGCGCTTGTAGTCGTCCGACATCTCCTTGGCATAGCCGCCGGCGGTCTCCGCCTGTTTGAACTCTTCATTCTCGACGGCGACGAAGCTGCCGCCCAGGGACTGCACCTGCTCCTTCACCGCCGGGCGCACGTCGGTGGCCGAGACGATGGCGCCGAGGCGCTTGGCGGTGGCGATGGCCTGGAGGCCGGCGACGCCGACGCCCATGATGAAGGCACGCGCCGGCGGAACGGTGCCGGCGGCGGTCATCATCATCGGGAAGGCGCGGCCGTATTCCGAGGCGGCATCGACGACGGCCTTGTAGCC
Coding sequences:
- the qhpR gene encoding AraC-like transcriptional regulator QhpR, which codes for MQNNILAAAACGVSGFIAAQGGCPDRVFHRAGVEERALGQPTVALDLRAYVAMMEVAAAETGNDNFGLMFGRQFQPEMLGLIGSIALAAPTLGAALDHLARLFPFHQQATETRFVREGELLRLEYRILDGCIVERRQDAELTMGMFANVVRACLGPQWMPEEVHFEHPKPEGWRQHEALFDAPAHFGQRTNAILLRDRHLDRRMPGGDMARLTGLCGTLIDIARGTGTPPLLDRVKAEVRARLPEGPPYVEDIADRIGIARWTLQRRLADEGLSFSDLVEGVRRDLAAVYIRQRHVPIADIGALLGYSEVSAFSRAFRRWFGVSPARMREGRG
- a CDS encoding ABC transporter substrate-binding protein, which codes for MLRLTRRSTLAALVALASAAASAVAVMPGTARAADPVKLEIGYIPILAASPLFIVDGQGWAKEAGIQLKLTRFESGPHAIQAMAAGQIDLLYAGVAPVLVARTKGADISVIANSAVEEMVVAARGPFAKAVGANPTAESFRKFAADTGRKPKIGTQPPGSVPDTVLKHWLFKVVKVDPADVELVPMGIEKTQQALLAGALDAATIREPTVTVTQQMDPNVALLATGAQMFPDQPGTVVAARAEVLKKSPEAIKALVKAHIRAVDMIAKDPAASAKLVNNYLGKGLMEPATLEAAFKGPGSKFVADPHKVVPAVEAMMAFTKEIGSASETIPVAEAFDFSFYDAVAK
- a CDS encoding Lin0512 family protein, producing MKQVMFVELGMGVDLHGQDVTKAAVRAVRNAIERNSMPGMRALVDGDTGRMQVRVHLAVPADADRLDHEAVKAVFPYGAVTIHVTGGGMLAPSGIFLADKNDRNEQIYVVNAAVEVGL
- a CDS encoding DUF1330 domain-containing protein, whose protein sequence is MAAYIIADVRVTDPVAYEVYKSLTPDAIARNGGRFLSRGGETAVLEGDWQPNRIVILEFPDLGSAKAFYDSPEYRKAREARRDAADFKMIVVEGL
- the pobA gene encoding 4-hydroxybenzoate 3-monooxygenase, which translates into the protein MQTTSSTRTQVAIVGAGPAGLFLSHLLHRQGIESVILEHRSREEIEGTIRAGVLEQWVVDLMNDMGLGDRMMREGHFHSGITLRFDRQSHHIDMAELTGGKRVTVYAQHEVIRDLVSARLEDGGSILFGVSDVQFHDLDGKTPRVQFRRSPDGPVEELRCDFVAGCDGFHGPSRQAIPAATRTEYQIVYPFGWLGILTEAPPSHPELIYANHERGFALLSTRSPEVQRLYIQVDPKDDIANWSDDRIWSELHRRLEDESGWTLKEGPIFQKGIIAMRSFVCDPMQHGRLFIAGDAAHIVPPTGAKGLNLAVADVLVLSRAMTAYYKTGSSEGLDRYSATCLRRIWKAERFSWYMTTMLHRNEHESPFEQRVHLAELDYVVHSRAAMTALAENYVGLPME
- a CDS encoding methyl-accepting chemotaxis protein → MLNNLSITKKILALVALALFCSFAIVFHNFTSLKQSMIEDRKQAIRNIVETAVSIADYYNREAMSGALPVEEAKTRAKNVIRALRYGKGDYFFVYNTNGVTEVHGTRKELEGQMRLEEKDVDGFPFLRHQIANAQAGGGFTTYRFTKPNGGSAVYAKISYDAPFTPWNWVIASGVYVDDIDNSFADKLYRALAVVAGVIAVLLIASTYLGKAITGPIAALSAAMRRLADGDHGVTISGAGRRDEIGAMAQAVQVFKDNGIAMEALRRNTEQAAEQAAADRRKGMMDLANGFETQIKTIVDSVAEQASQLRSTSGVLTDIARNAAEQSDHTLRAASEAGSGVQIVAAAAEQLASSIQAISAEVSRSTSMSQKAVDETQRTAEIVAGLTAAAGKIGDVVNLINAIASQTNLLALNATIEAARAGEAGKGFAVVAGEVKNLANQTAKATEEISAQIGTIQSATRSVVTAIDDISSTITGINETATTIASAVEEQGAATREIARNVQQAANGAQEVVSRVQGMQKMAGETGSGASQVEEAASDLLMQSEELTRQMDRFIGGIRAG
- a CDS encoding ABC transporter permease — encoded protein: MKTYNKIALSALGVVVFLLAWEAVARSGVVPARLLPSPSAVPAAFLTEFKSGTWQAMVTASLSHYLVGLSLGTFLGVSFGTAAALWGKWDAFQAWVVRMLRPIPAIAWIPFAIIWFGVSEAAASFLIALTVFWINYYASYAAVRGVDKDLIELGYAFGQGGLFPRLFKIILPGALPGILSGLRAGLGQGWMTVVAAELFGISGLGMRMMEASGLLATHIVVLYMVTIALLYGVSDFLFMQVQSRVLSWQR
- a CDS encoding ABC transporter ATP-binding protein; its protein translation is MAAVTLSKTTAASVIDLEDVSIGYGKDAPPVLVDVNLSVERGSFVAIVGPSGVGKSTLLRVVAGLHTARSGGVTIHQDQRPGHRPVGLVFQDSRLLPWRRVIRNVEFGLEGLPVSRDERRQRAEAALKLVRLDGYARRWPYELSGGQRQRIGIARAMAVDPDILLMDEPFGALDAITRHNLQDELRRIHQETGKTVLFVTHDLEEAVHLADRIIVLGGTPARVVRDVRNSAGRDGSVFRDQVEQLRSEIADNYSI
- a CDS encoding helix-turn-helix domain-containing protein, translating into MSAQLAHSAEPIPRYWLYGEPPAVPELRFVHIETIPERMRLYNWEVRPHRHDGLSHALLVTGGGGWLTADGVETAFRAPALIVVPAQVVHGFRFDAGTDGHVLTMSEGFLAGVLAAAPEAELREAPPLPLAWDLEEGSDEAAALSHAFAAIRGEFRAHHVGRASAISAHVMLLLVAVARLKAGRRDGAGRDGPGQSPDLRLLARLRPMIDERFSQHWPVERYAAALGVTPGRLNAACRRVTGLSTLQLVHARLMLEAKRSLIYTSHGMAEIGYALGFEDPAYFSRFFTKREGRSPQAFRRAHAGDGHEATGAAGGSLDGNGLDRTGGVSPQ